In Streptomyces sclerotialus, one genomic interval encodes:
- a CDS encoding SDR family oxidoreductase, with the protein MTSGPGRAAERAAGRGAARRTALVTGASSGIGRAVCQALLARGYHVLATSRSPEKIPEADRLPGATYLPLDLTDPASIEACAAAAGPVDVLVNNAGESQLAPLEELPMDALERLFQLNVFGAVRLTQLLLPGMRARRRGRVVMVGSMLASFPLAFRSSYVASKAAVKAFATAARRELSPHGVWLTTVEPGSINTGISARRTRYLADDSPYTDAFRTVSEHLDRNEASGVSATTVAATILKAIEASQPKPLYAVGSNAPLVFTLRRLISRRAAESLVSRKHGLR; encoded by the coding sequence ATGACGAGCGGGCCGGGGCGCGCGGCGGAGCGCGCGGCGGGACGCGGAGCGGCCCGGCGTACGGCGCTGGTCACCGGGGCCTCCTCCGGCATCGGCCGGGCCGTCTGCCAGGCGCTGCTGGCCCGCGGCTACCACGTGCTCGCCACCAGCCGCAGCCCCGAGAAGATCCCCGAGGCCGACCGCCTGCCCGGCGCGACCTACCTCCCCCTCGACCTCACCGACCCGGCGAGCATCGAGGCGTGCGCGGCAGCGGCGGGCCCGGTGGACGTCCTCGTCAACAACGCGGGCGAAAGCCAGCTGGCCCCCCTCGAAGAACTCCCCATGGACGCGCTGGAACGCCTCTTCCAGCTCAACGTCTTCGGCGCGGTACGGCTGACGCAACTGCTGCTGCCGGGCATGCGGGCCCGGCGCCGCGGCCGGGTCGTCATGGTCGGCTCCATGCTGGCCAGCTTCCCGCTCGCCTTCCGCTCTTCGTACGTGGCCTCCAAGGCGGCCGTCAAGGCGTTCGCGACGGCCGCGCGCCGCGAACTCTCCCCGCACGGCGTCTGGCTGACCACCGTCGAACCGGGCTCCATCAACACCGGCATCAGCGCACGCCGCACCCGCTACCTCGCCGACGACTCCCCGTACACCGACGCCTTCCGCACGGTCTCCGAGCACCTGGACCGCAACGAGGCGTCCGGCGTCAGCGCGACCACGGTGGCGGCCACGATCCTCAAGGCCATCGAGGCCTCCCAGCCCAAGCCGCTCTACGCCGTCGGCAGCAACGCCCCCCTGGTCTTCACCCTCCGCCGCCTCATCTCCCGCCGCGCCGCCGAGTCCCTGGTGTCCCGCAAACACGGCTTGAGGTGA
- a CDS encoding FAD-binding dehydrogenase yields the protein MSEREQADVIVVGAGLAGLVATYELARAGRKVLLVDQESAANLGGQAFWSLGGLFLVDSPEQRRMGIKDSYELALKDWLGSAGFDREREDHWPRQWAQAYVQFAAGEKRAYLHDLGLRLMPNVGWAERGSGLASGHGNSVPRFHLTWGTGPEVVRVFREPVLAAEHRGLVTFKHRHQVDELIVENGTAVGVRGTVLEPSNAARGVKSSRTPAGSFELRAQAVVVTSGGIGGNADLVRKNWPVDRLGPAPERMICGVPAHVDGRMLEITENAGGNIVNRDRMWHYVEGIKNWDPIWPDHAIRIIPGPSSLWLDATGKRLPPPLFPGFDTLATLRHIRAGGHDHSWFVLTQSIIEKEFALSGSEQNPDFTAKDLKLTLNRTKKGPTGPVAAFMEHGADFVVRDNLRDLVSGMNALGSGPELDYDQVRREVVARDREVGLAYSKDMQLMAVRNARAYLADKIVRVAKPHRLLDPAHGPLIAVRLNLLTRKTLGGLETTLDAQVVRPDGTPFPGLYAAGEVAGFGGGGVHGYNALEGTFLGGCIFSGRAAGRALAKELA from the coding sequence ATGAGTGAGCGCGAACAGGCCGATGTGATCGTCGTGGGCGCCGGGCTGGCCGGCCTCGTCGCGACGTACGAGCTGGCCAGGGCCGGGCGCAAGGTGCTGCTCGTGGACCAGGAGAGCGCGGCCAACCTGGGCGGCCAGGCGTTCTGGTCGCTCGGCGGGCTGTTCCTGGTGGACAGCCCCGAGCAGCGCCGGATGGGGATCAAGGACTCCTACGAGCTGGCGCTGAAGGACTGGCTGGGGTCGGCCGGGTTCGACCGCGAGCGGGAGGACCACTGGCCGCGCCAGTGGGCGCAGGCGTACGTGCAGTTCGCGGCCGGGGAGAAGCGCGCTTACCTGCACGACCTGGGACTGCGGCTGATGCCGAACGTGGGGTGGGCCGAGCGGGGCTCCGGGCTCGCCTCCGGGCACGGCAACTCGGTACCGCGCTTCCACCTCACCTGGGGCACCGGGCCCGAGGTCGTGCGGGTCTTCCGCGAACCGGTACTGGCGGCGGAGCACCGCGGGCTGGTGACGTTCAAGCACCGCCACCAGGTCGACGAACTGATCGTGGAGAACGGCACGGCGGTCGGCGTCCGGGGCACGGTGCTGGAGCCGTCGAACGCCGCGCGCGGCGTGAAGTCCTCCCGTACGCCCGCCGGTTCCTTCGAACTCCGCGCCCAGGCCGTCGTCGTCACCTCCGGCGGCATCGGCGGCAATGCGGACCTGGTGCGCAAGAACTGGCCGGTGGACCGGCTGGGCCCGGCGCCGGAGCGGATGATCTGCGGCGTGCCCGCGCACGTCGACGGGCGGATGCTGGAGATCACCGAGAACGCGGGCGGCAACATCGTCAACCGCGACCGTATGTGGCACTACGTCGAGGGCATCAAGAACTGGGACCCCATCTGGCCCGACCACGCCATCCGCATCATCCCCGGCCCGTCCTCCCTCTGGCTGGACGCCACCGGCAAGCGGCTCCCCCCGCCGCTCTTCCCCGGCTTCGACACCCTCGCCACGCTCCGCCACATCCGGGCCGGCGGCCACGACCACAGCTGGTTCGTCCTGACGCAGTCCATCATCGAGAAGGAGTTCGCGCTCTCCGGCTCCGAACAGAACCCGGACTTCACCGCCAAGGACCTCAAGCTGACACTGAACCGCACGAAGAAGGGCCCGACGGGCCCGGTCGCCGCGTTCATGGAGCACGGCGCCGACTTCGTCGTCCGCGACAACCTCCGCGACCTGGTGTCCGGGATGAACGCGCTGGGCAGCGGCCCGGAGCTGGACTACGACCAGGTACGGCGCGAGGTGGTGGCCCGCGACCGCGAAGTGGGCCTCGCGTACTCCAAGGACATGCAGCTGATGGCCGTACGGAACGCCCGCGCCTACCTCGCCGACAAGATCGTGCGGGTCGCCAAGCCGCACCGGCTGCTCGACCCGGCGCACGGCCCGCTGATCGCCGTACGGCTGAACCTGCTCACCCGCAAGACGCTCGGCGGCCTGGAGACCACGCTCGACGCGCAGGTCGTACGCCCCGACGGCACACCCTTCCCCGGGCTGTACGCGGCGGGCGAGGTGGCCGGCTTCGGCGGCGGCGGGGTGCACGGCTACAACGCGCTGGAGGGCACCTTCCTCGGCGGCTGCATCTTCTCCGGCCGCGCGGCGGGCCGGGCCCTGGCGAAGGAGCTGGCATGA
- a CDS encoding TetR/AcrR family transcriptional regulator — MTAPRTAAPTGPSGPAGPKRVTRRRAQTRQRLLDAALPVFAEEGFGRSTVDQVCERAGYTRGAFYSNFTSLDELFLAMWEQRSTAMLADLRAASARLGTLESVSPDEALRAVLEVIPVDDAWYRVTAEFTAHALRNPSLRRVMAARERAVQDTLLPLVETALARAGRRVTDRTGLGHALVAVHDGTAVQCLMEPDDAAVRRRREELFRHVVNAYSIQSEGAPHE, encoded by the coding sequence CGTCACCCGGCGCCGGGCGCAGACCCGGCAGCGGCTGCTCGACGCCGCGCTCCCGGTCTTCGCCGAGGAGGGTTTCGGGCGGTCCACGGTGGACCAGGTGTGCGAGCGGGCCGGGTACACCCGGGGCGCCTTCTACTCCAACTTCACCTCGCTCGACGAGCTGTTCCTCGCCATGTGGGAGCAGCGCTCGACGGCCATGCTGGCCGATCTGCGGGCCGCCTCGGCCCGGCTCGGCACGCTGGAGTCGGTCTCCCCGGACGAGGCGCTGCGCGCCGTGCTGGAGGTCATTCCGGTCGACGACGCGTGGTATCGCGTGACGGCGGAGTTCACGGCGCACGCGCTGCGCAATCCTTCCCTGCGCCGGGTGATGGCCGCCCGTGAGCGGGCCGTCCAGGACACCCTGCTGCCGCTCGTCGAAACCGCGCTGGCCCGCGCCGGACGGCGGGTCACCGACCGTACGGGCCTCGGGCACGCCCTGGTCGCCGTACACGACGGCACCGCGGTGCAGTGCTTGATGGAGCCGGACGACGCGGCCGTACGGCGTCGCCGCGAGGAGTTGTTCCGGCACGTGGTGAACGCCTACAGCATCCAGAGCGAAGGGGCTCCGCATGAGTGA